One genomic segment of Borrelia miyamotoi includes these proteins:
- a CDS encoding ABC transporter ATP-binding protein: protein MKEEYILDIRNLSIEFKLKHATINPINNINLKMKKGEIRAIVGESGSGKSVTSMAILKLLPEITTVYKTGEILFEGQNLLALSEKELQIIRGNKIAMIFQDPMTSLNPYLRISTQIEETIMLHQKLDKKTAQQKAIEMLKTVGVVNAEERIEHYPHQFSGGMRQIVMIAMALSCYPSLLIADEPTTALDVTIQKQILLLIKNLSKKFNTSTILITHDLGVVAEICDTVSVMYQGKFVEEGTVQEIFKNPKHPYTIGLLKSILTLEQDPNEKLYSIKDNPIEITTDIN from the coding sequence ATGAAGGAAGAGTACATACTAGATATAAGAAATCTATCAATTGAATTCAAATTAAAGCATGCAACAATAAATCCCATAAACAACATAAACTTAAAAATGAAAAAAGGAGAAATCAGAGCTATTGTTGGAGAATCTGGTAGTGGAAAATCTGTTACAAGCATGGCAATACTAAAACTATTACCAGAAATTACAACAGTATACAAAACTGGAGAAATACTATTTGAGGGACAAAACTTACTAGCGCTTAGCGAAAAAGAGCTTCAAATTATTAGAGGTAATAAAATAGCAATGATATTCCAAGATCCAATGACTTCTTTAAATCCATACTTAAGAATATCTACACAAATTGAAGAAACAATAATGCTACATCAAAAATTAGACAAAAAGACAGCTCAACAAAAAGCAATAGAAATGTTGAAAACCGTTGGTGTTGTAAATGCAGAAGAAAGAATAGAGCATTATCCACATCAATTTTCAGGAGGGATGAGACAAATAGTTATGATTGCAATGGCCCTAAGCTGCTATCCATCATTATTAATTGCTGATGAACCTACTACAGCTCTTGATGTTACAATTCAAAAACAAATACTACTGCTTATTAAAAACCTGTCCAAGAAATTCAATACTTCCACTATATTAATAACTCATGATTTAGGAGTAGTTGCAGAAATTTGTGATACAGTATCTGTAATGTACCAAGGAAAATTTGTAGAAGAAGGTACAGTACAAGAAATATTTAAAAACCCTAAACATCCATACACAATTGGGCTTTTAAAATCAATACTTACCCTTGAGCAGGATCCAAATGAAAAACTATATTCAATTAAAGATAATCCTATTGAAATCACTACAGATATAAATTGA
- a CDS encoding ABC transporter ATP-binding protein: MNKEKDIILKVENLVQTFTIGEDFLFWKKKRKVNAVNNISFEVERNKTLGLVGESGCGKSTTLRTIMQLYKPTSGRIYFNGKDITKLSKKELLKVKKDMQMVFQDPHTSLNPRMTIKEIIAEPLVIYNENRILPRTKQEIDKRVNELMDITGLEKRMLSRYPHEFSGGQRQRIGIARALALNPKLLLLDEAVSALDVSIRAQILNLLKELQKEFKLSYLFISHDLAVVKYMSDKIAVMYMGVILEIAPRETLFSNPKHPYTKTLIASIPEINPEKINNKTIKLDESSLISIRKTSLTPENAPLEEVEKDHFVSKYLFDEIQSFLDE, encoded by the coding sequence ATGAACAAAGAAAAAGATATAATTCTTAAAGTAGAAAACTTAGTACAAACATTTACAATTGGAGAAGACTTCTTATTTTGGAAAAAAAAGCGTAAGGTTAATGCCGTAAATAACATAAGCTTTGAAGTTGAACGCAACAAAACATTAGGACTCGTTGGGGAATCTGGATGTGGAAAATCAACAACCTTAAGAACAATAATGCAACTCTATAAACCAACATCTGGTAGAATATATTTCAATGGAAAAGATATTACCAAGCTATCAAAAAAAGAACTTTTAAAGGTAAAAAAAGACATGCAGATGGTATTCCAAGACCCTCACACATCCCTTAATCCAAGAATGACAATAAAAGAAATAATAGCAGAACCACTAGTAATATATAATGAAAATAGAATCCTTCCAAGAACAAAACAAGAAATAGACAAAAGAGTAAACGAACTAATGGATATTACTGGCCTTGAAAAAAGAATGTTATCTAGATATCCACATGAATTCTCAGGAGGACAAAGACAAAGAATAGGCATAGCAAGAGCACTTGCTTTAAATCCCAAGCTCTTACTACTAGACGAAGCCGTGTCTGCACTAGATGTATCAATAAGAGCACAAATTTTAAATTTGCTTAAAGAGCTACAAAAGGAATTTAAGTTATCTTATCTGTTCATATCACACGACCTGGCAGTAGTAAAATATATGAGCGATAAAATTGCCGTAATGTATATGGGTGTCATTTTAGAAATTGCGCCTAGAGAAACTCTATTTTCAAACCCTAAGCATCCATATACAAAAACACTAATAGCATCTATCCCTGAAATTAATCCTGAAAAAATAAATAACAAAACTATCAAGCTCGACGAATCATCATTAATAAGTATACGCAAAACATCCCTAACACCAGAAAATGCACCTCTTGAAGAAGTAGAAAAGGATCATTTTGTATCTAAATATCTTTTTGATGAAATTCAGAGTTTTTTAGATGAATAA
- the eno gene encoding phosphopyruvate hydratase, which produces MGFHIYEIKARQIIDSRGNPTVEADVILEDGSMGRAAVPSGASTGTNEAVELRDGDKSVYMGKGVLKAVENIINIISPELEGMNALNQVEIDRKMIELDGTPNKSKLGANAILAVSMATARAAAEYLGLKIYQYLGAYKANILPTPMCNIINGGAHSDNSVDFQEFMIMPIGAKTFSDAIRMAAEVFHTLKRILSQKGYSTAVGDEGGFAPNLKSNEEACEVIMEAIKNAGYKPGTDIAIALDPATSELYDPKTKKYVLRWSTKEELTSEEMVEYWAKWVEKYPIISIEDGMAEEDWDGWKKLTDKIGDKVQLVGDDLFVTNTSFLKKGIEMKVANAILIKVNQIGTLTETFEAVEMAKKAGYTAIVSHRSGETEDTTIADLVVALGTGQIKTGSLSRTDRIAKYNQLLRIEEELGSIAEYHGKDVFYSI; this is translated from the coding sequence ATGGGTTTTCATATTTATGAAATAAAAGCTAGACAAATAATTGATTCTAGAGGAAATCCAACAGTCGAAGCAGATGTAATACTTGAAGATGGTTCTATGGGTAGAGCAGCTGTCCCATCAGGTGCATCAACAGGAACAAATGAAGCTGTTGAATTAAGAGATGGCGACAAATCTGTTTATATGGGCAAAGGAGTACTTAAAGCAGTCGAAAATATAATAAACATTATATCTCCAGAACTTGAAGGAATGAATGCTTTAAACCAAGTTGAAATCGATAGAAAAATGATTGAACTTGATGGAACACCTAATAAATCAAAACTTGGAGCTAACGCTATTCTTGCAGTTTCAATGGCCACAGCTAGAGCAGCAGCCGAATACCTTGGACTTAAAATTTATCAATATCTTGGTGCCTACAAAGCCAACATTTTACCTACACCTATGTGTAACATTATAAATGGAGGTGCTCACTCTGATAACTCTGTTGATTTTCAAGAATTTATGATAATGCCAATTGGAGCAAAAACTTTCAGTGATGCAATAAGAATGGCTGCTGAAGTTTTTCACACACTCAAGAGAATTTTAAGCCAAAAGGGCTACTCAACAGCTGTTGGAGATGAGGGTGGATTTGCACCAAATCTAAAATCAAACGAAGAAGCTTGTGAAGTTATTATGGAAGCCATAAAAAATGCAGGATATAAACCTGGAACAGATATCGCAATTGCCCTAGATCCAGCAACATCTGAATTATATGATCCAAAAACAAAAAAATATGTGCTTAGATGGTCAACAAAAGAAGAACTTACTTCTGAAGAAATGGTTGAATATTGGGCAAAATGGGTAGAAAAATATCCTATCATATCAATTGAAGATGGAATGGCAGAAGAAGACTGGGATGGATGGAAAAAACTCACAGATAAAATCGGAGATAAAGTTCAACTTGTAGGAGATGATCTATTCGTTACAAATACATCATTCCTTAAAAAAGGAATTGAAATGAAAGTCGCAAATGCAATTCTTATTAAAGTAAATCAAATTGGAACATTGACTGAAACTTTTGAAGCTGTAGAGATGGCAAAAAAAGCAGGATATACTGCAATAGTTTCACACCGTTCAGGAGAAACAGAAGACACAACAATTGCTGATCTTGTTGTTGCACTTGGAACAGGACAAATTAAAACAGGTTCTTTATCAAGAACAGACAGAATAGCTAAATATAACCAACTCTTAAGAATAGAAGAAGAATTAGGAAGTATTGCCGAATACCATGGCAAAGATGTTTTTTATTCTATATAA
- the rpsI gene encoding 30S ribosomal protein S9, protein MASSDVKDINLGMGTGRRKSSVARVYIREGKGDIKINSKDVDSYMQLEKLKAIALSPLVLTNTLGKYDFYINIYGGGISGQAGAIRHGIARALFDLDKEHKMILRANGFLTRDSRKVERKKFGKKKARKSFQFSKR, encoded by the coding sequence ATGGCAAGTTCAGACGTTAAGGATATTAATTTAGGGATGGGTACTGGAAGGAGAAAGTCTTCTGTTGCTAGGGTTTATATTAGAGAAGGAAAGGGAGATATTAAGATCAATAGTAAAGATGTTGATTCTTATATGCAACTTGAAAAGTTAAAGGCAATTGCTTTATCTCCATTGGTTTTGACAAATACTCTTGGAAAATATGATTTTTATATTAACATTTATGGTGGGGGTATTTCAGGTCAAGCTGGTGCTATTAGGCATGGTATTGCAAGAGCTCTTTTTGATCTTGATAAAGAGCATAAGATGATTCTTAGAGCTAATGGGTTTTTAACAAGAGATTCAAGAAAAGTTGAGCGTAAAAAATTCGGTAAAAAGAAGGCTAGGAAAAGTTTTCAATTTTCAAAAAGATAG
- the rplM gene encoding 50S ribosomal protein L13, translated as MKRITSNKTIWIKPKCVEKKWYIIDAADKVLGRVATEVVRILRGKHKPYYTPHQDLGDNVVIINASKIRLTGKKYFQKIYYRHSRYPGGLYSDTFRTLSDRKPTAPLEIAIKGMLPKGPLGRELFRNLRVFADSNHTLKAQNPCKLELSYEERQNGKFRR; from the coding sequence ATGAAGAGGATAACAAGTAATAAGACAATATGGATTAAGCCAAAGTGTGTGGAGAAAAAGTGGTATATAATTGATGCGGCAGATAAAGTTCTTGGTAGAGTTGCTACAGAAGTTGTTAGAATTTTGAGAGGTAAGCATAAGCCTTATTATACGCCACACCAAGATTTAGGTGATAATGTTGTAATTATCAATGCTTCAAAGATCAGGCTTACTGGTAAGAAATATTTTCAGAAAATTTATTATAGACATTCAAGGTATCCTGGAGGACTTTACTCTGATACTTTTAGAACATTGTCTGATAGAAAGCCAACAGCACCTCTTGAGATAGCTATTAAAGGCATGTTACCAAAAGGACCTTTGGGGCGTGAGCTTTTTCGGAATCTTAGAGTTTTTGCTGATTCTAATCATACGCTTAAAGCTCAAAATCCTTGTAAATTAGAATTAAGTTATGAAGAGAGGCAAAATGGCAAGTTCAGACGTTAA